Proteins encoded within one genomic window of Microbacterium soli:
- a CDS encoding LacI family DNA-binding transcriptional regulator gives MADQSRSRDRVTIYDIAALAGVHPSTVSRALSTTPTRRVTAETVAKIKSIADELGYEANPWAQSLRTQRTQTIGLVLPHFEDFTMGEVFEAATRTAFDSGYQSITVSTGDDPGRSSQAIRALVRRRVDGLVIASAHLEDPALDELRDQGIPYMLLNRVHRDDPCIRADDELGAYLAASHLIERGHRRVALLSGVAGASSAELRRDGFTRAFREATISLDPQLIQWSGLGIGSGIELGRRLLQLDEPPTAIFAANDFVALGVMSAARDLGRRVPDDLALVGYNDTEAGAALPIPLSSVSVPLRRMGEEAIRAVIGQIEGEAPRSDVYEPRLVVRASSDSWRA, from the coding sequence ATGGCCGACCAGTCACGAAGCCGCGATCGGGTGACCATCTACGACATCGCGGCTCTCGCAGGCGTGCATCCCTCGACGGTCTCGCGGGCGCTGTCGACCACCCCCACGCGTCGGGTCACGGCGGAGACGGTCGCGAAGATCAAGAGCATCGCAGATGAGCTCGGCTATGAGGCCAACCCATGGGCGCAGAGTCTGCGAACGCAGCGGACCCAGACGATCGGCCTCGTCTTGCCGCATTTCGAGGACTTCACGATGGGAGAGGTGTTCGAGGCGGCGACGCGAACCGCATTCGACTCCGGCTACCAGTCGATCACGGTAAGCACCGGGGACGACCCCGGTCGCAGCAGTCAGGCGATCAGAGCGCTCGTGAGAAGGCGCGTCGACGGGCTCGTCATCGCCAGTGCGCACCTCGAGGACCCGGCCCTGGATGAGCTGAGGGATCAGGGCATCCCCTATATGCTCCTCAACCGCGTGCACCGGGACGACCCCTGCATCCGAGCCGACGATGAGCTCGGTGCGTACCTCGCCGCTTCGCACCTCATCGAACGCGGCCACCGGCGCGTCGCCCTGCTCTCCGGTGTGGCAGGGGCTTCGAGCGCGGAGCTGAGACGCGACGGGTTCACCCGCGCCTTCCGTGAAGCCACGATCAGTCTCGATCCACAGCTGATCCAGTGGTCGGGTCTGGGGATCGGGAGCGGAATCGAGCTCGGCCGACGACTGCTCCAGCTCGACGAGCCGCCGACGGCGATCTTCGCTGCGAATGACTTCGTCGCGCTCGGAGTGATGTCGGCGGCACGTGACCTCGGGAGGCGGGTCCCCGACGACCTCGCCCTGGTCGGATACAACGACACCGAAGCAGGGGCCGCGCTGCCCATACCCCTGTCCTCGGTGTCCGTCCCGCTGCGTCGCATGGGGGAAGAGGCCATCAGGGCCGTGATCGGTCAGATCGAGGGTGAGGCTCCGCGCTCCGACGTCTACGAACCCCGACTCGTCGTCCGGGCGTCCAGCGATTCCTGGCGGGCGTGA
- a CDS encoding TRAP transporter small permease yields the protein METRVTHRPADRRSVWTILVDGLVRATGVIDRVQVALCAVLLFALFVVIINGVMFRYVLNSSLVWSDELARIVGIWVVFLGIACAHRRNEHVSVSSVLRFIPGIRARNASRIGEMITLGLCVVITIVGTMATVNNFTVGQITPALQLPIGIAYAAIPVGFGTMALQSVVRLLAPGVLGMASDSIGPDAEGGA from the coding sequence ATGGAGACCCGAGTGACGCACCGGCCCGCCGATCGGCGGAGCGTGTGGACGATCCTCGTCGACGGGCTGGTGCGTGCGACGGGTGTCATCGACCGCGTGCAGGTGGCGCTGTGCGCTGTACTGCTGTTCGCGCTCTTCGTCGTGATCATCAACGGAGTCATGTTCCGTTATGTGCTCAACAGCTCGCTGGTCTGGTCGGACGAACTGGCGCGCATCGTCGGGATCTGGGTGGTGTTCCTCGGTATCGCGTGCGCACATCGCCGGAATGAGCACGTCTCGGTCTCGTCCGTGCTGCGATTCATCCCGGGTATTCGTGCGCGCAACGCGTCGCGCATCGGCGAGATGATCACTCTGGGGCTGTGCGTCGTGATCACGATCGTCGGCACGATGGCGACCGTCAACAACTTCACGGTCGGCCAGATCACACCGGCACTGCAGCTCCCGATCGGTATCGCCTATGCAGCGATACCCGTCGGGTTCGGCACGATGGCGCTGCAGAGCGTCGTGCGTCTGCTCGCACCGGGAGTGCTCGGCATGGCGTCCGATTCCATCGGACCGGACGCAGAAGGAGGTGCATGA
- a CDS encoding Lrp/AsnC family transcriptional regulator, with translation MSAIDGLDARIIALLTQDARVGVVELARRLGVSRNTVQSRMRWLEEHQVIRGYRPWVDLESVGLHVQAFIALKLVQGRLRTVAAELARLPEVLEMHVTTGEKDLLLRVATTNHAMLQQLLERVYSVPGVSDSSTSLSMTTPLHFRLSPLLDTITEGAGFGRAKPSAAEGGSVRPDSGPPVAGFAGHARQESLDARTTSRGS, from the coding sequence ATGAGCGCGATCGACGGCCTCGATGCCCGCATCATCGCGCTGCTCACGCAGGATGCGCGTGTCGGCGTCGTGGAGTTGGCGCGGAGATTGGGCGTGTCCAGGAACACCGTCCAGAGCCGCATGAGGTGGCTGGAGGAGCATCAGGTGATCCGCGGGTACCGACCGTGGGTGGATCTGGAGTCCGTCGGCCTGCACGTGCAGGCCTTCATCGCACTCAAGCTCGTGCAGGGTCGACTCCGTACGGTCGCCGCGGAGCTGGCGCGATTGCCCGAAGTGCTGGAGATGCACGTCACGACCGGGGAGAAGGATCTGCTGCTGCGGGTCGCGACCACGAACCACGCCATGCTGCAGCAGCTTCTCGAGCGCGTGTACAGCGTGCCGGGTGTCTCGGACAGCAGCACTTCGCTGTCGATGACCACTCCGCTCCATTTCCGGCTGAGTCCGCTGCTGGACACCATCACGGAGGGGGCGGGGTTCGGGCGTGCGAAGCCCTCGGCCGCCGAAGGCGGCTCCGTGCGGCCGGATTCCGGTCCCCCGGTGGCAGGGTTCGCGGGTCACGCCCGCCAGGAATCGCTGGACGCCCGGACGACGAGTCGGGGTTCGTAG
- a CDS encoding dihydrodipicolinate synthase family protein, whose product MTELRLGGVVVAMVTPFQEDESLDIGAIEAYADRLASEDGVTGLLACGYSGELQSLSEEEHVAVVRAVAEGNAGRLPIIAGLFPTSTRHTIAVGERLRDAGADVLQINSPFYNQLRRGYFAEESIGVQFFTDLADALDMPMSVFQYSDGSGLRWPVSTIARLAEIPQVIAIKEAGQMETYAADYEAVQGRVGLFADNNTYSLLGMLQYGTAGTMIGLGQVCLPLWLELYELTSTGRFTEAVAHTNEKLVPLINIFTAELGTSTYSALGRIKEALVQLQRIPGNTVRRPEPAVTEAEKALIARVLRSVGALD is encoded by the coding sequence ATGACAGAACTGCGACTCGGTGGGGTTGTCGTCGCGATGGTGACGCCGTTCCAGGAGGACGAGTCTCTCGACATCGGCGCGATCGAGGCGTACGCCGACCGACTCGCCTCTGAGGACGGTGTGACCGGACTGCTCGCGTGCGGGTACTCGGGTGAGCTGCAGAGCCTCTCTGAAGAAGAGCACGTCGCGGTGGTGCGTGCGGTGGCTGAGGGGAATGCGGGCAGACTCCCCATCATCGCGGGACTGTTTCCGACCTCCACCCGGCACACGATCGCCGTCGGTGAGCGTCTGCGGGATGCCGGTGCCGACGTGCTTCAGATCAACTCGCCGTTCTATAACCAGTTGAGGCGGGGCTATTTCGCGGAGGAGAGCATCGGAGTCCAGTTCTTCACCGATCTCGCCGATGCGCTCGACATGCCGATGTCCGTGTTCCAGTACTCGGATGGGTCGGGCCTCAGATGGCCGGTCTCGACGATCGCCCGCCTGGCGGAGATCCCGCAGGTGATCGCGATCAAGGAGGCGGGACAGATGGAGACCTACGCCGCCGATTATGAGGCCGTTCAGGGCCGAGTCGGGCTCTTCGCGGACAACAACACGTACTCGTTGCTGGGAATGCTCCAGTACGGCACCGCCGGGACGATGATCGGTCTCGGGCAGGTGTGCCTGCCGCTGTGGCTCGAACTCTATGAGCTCACCAGCACTGGTCGGTTCACGGAGGCGGTGGCGCACACCAACGAGAAACTCGTCCCGCTGATCAACATCTTCACGGCCGAGCTCGGGACATCGACATACTCGGCACTCGGGCGGATCAAGGAAGCGCTCGTGCAGCTTCAGCGGATTCCGGGCAACACGGTTCGACGGCCTGAGCCTGCGGTGACCGAAGCGGAGAAGGCACTCATCGCACGGGTCCTGCGCTCCGTCGGCGCACTCGACTGA
- a CDS encoding alpha-ketoacid dehydrogenase subunit beta, with product MTVATMRSALNAGLRRALSEDGDVVLIGEDIGRLGGVFRVTDGLQDEFGPRRVVDAPLAEGAIVGTAIGLAYRGFRPVVEIQFDGFIYPAMDQIVTQLAKLHYRTRGQVRFPVTIRMPFGGGVGAVEHHSESPEAYFAHTPGLRVVTCATPQDAYDMLRQSISDDDPVIFLEPKRRYHTRGELDESVSGRVLHPLHEGRVLRAGSDVTLVVYGALVQTALDAAEAAAAEGVSLEVIDLRSLSPVDDRLIEDSVVRTGRLVVAHEAPLQGGVGASIVAAVTDRCFEFLEAPPTIIAGFDTPYPPAKLERHYVPDLDRILDGVDRVLGRPHAGVEKP from the coding sequence ATGACCGTCGCCACGATGAGGTCCGCGCTGAACGCGGGCCTGCGACGCGCGCTCTCCGAGGACGGCGACGTCGTGCTGATCGGCGAGGACATCGGCCGGCTCGGCGGTGTCTTCCGCGTCACCGACGGACTCCAGGACGAGTTCGGCCCCCGACGAGTCGTCGATGCCCCACTCGCAGAGGGCGCGATCGTCGGCACGGCGATCGGACTCGCCTATCGAGGTTTCCGCCCCGTCGTGGAGATACAGTTCGACGGGTTCATCTACCCCGCCATGGACCAGATCGTCACGCAGCTCGCCAAGCTCCACTATCGGACGCGCGGTCAGGTGCGGTTCCCCGTCACGATCCGCATGCCGTTCGGTGGCGGAGTGGGAGCGGTCGAGCATCATTCGGAGTCGCCGGAGGCGTACTTCGCCCACACCCCAGGACTCCGAGTCGTCACGTGCGCGACACCGCAGGACGCCTACGACATGCTGAGGCAGTCGATCTCCGACGACGACCCCGTCATCTTCCTGGAACCGAAACGGCGCTACCACACCAGGGGGGAGCTCGACGAGTCCGTCTCCGGTCGGGTGCTTCACCCCTTGCACGAGGGCAGAGTTCTCCGAGCCGGGTCGGACGTCACTCTCGTCGTGTACGGAGCACTCGTCCAGACCGCGCTGGACGCCGCCGAGGCAGCCGCCGCGGAAGGCGTCTCACTCGAGGTCATCGACCTGCGATCGCTCTCACCCGTGGATGACCGACTGATCGAGGACTCGGTCGTGCGCACCGGACGCCTCGTCGTGGCGCATGAAGCTCCGCTCCAGGGCGGTGTGGGCGCGAGCATCGTCGCCGCCGTCACCGACCGCTGCTTCGAGTTCCTGGAAGCGCCACCCACCATAATCGCCGGATTCGACACGCCGTATCCGCCTGCGAAGCTCGAACGGCATTACGTCCCGGACCTCGACCGCATCCTCGACGGCGTCGACCGCGTGCTCGGGCGCCCCCATGCAGGCGTGGAGAAGCCATGA
- a CDS encoding TRAP transporter large permease subunit — MMPTLLIGSFAGLMVVGVPLALVLAGAGIIYIWFVTELPMTIIAQRLYSGMDETTMLAIPLFIVAGFLMNETGLTRRMVIVARILLRRVYAGLAQVAVLVSMVFGGVTGAAAADIAAVGITMIPEMEKQGYKREFSTATITAASLMGAVLPPSIPFIIYGVQSGTSISDLFLAGIIPGVLIGVSVMIANAVVLKRAGFVEPGRTVAEILGEEKLLPALRDALVALMMPVVIIGGILIGVFTPTEAAAVAVLYALVVGLFVIRTLSVKSLTQVLVRSVTMTASIMLIVICSFVLNWALSYSQLPQLIARALLEVTDSRVMFLLIVLALLLVVGMPLDPVPALIIVTPILFPAALSFGVDPVHFGVVCVLSLTLGLATPPVGASLFVGMSIAKLSLHRLSVAIIPFLVALGVLTVFITFVPQVYSWLL; from the coding sequence ATGATGCCCACGCTCCTCATCGGGAGCTTCGCCGGGTTGATGGTGGTCGGGGTGCCGCTGGCGCTCGTGCTGGCCGGCGCAGGCATCATCTACATCTGGTTCGTCACGGAATTGCCGATGACGATCATCGCGCAGCGCCTGTACAGCGGCATGGACGAGACCACGATGCTCGCCATCCCGCTGTTCATCGTCGCGGGCTTCCTGATGAACGAGACCGGGCTGACCAGGCGGATGGTGATCGTCGCCCGGATCCTTCTGCGGCGCGTCTACGCAGGCCTGGCCCAGGTGGCGGTGCTCGTGTCGATGGTCTTCGGGGGAGTGACCGGTGCGGCGGCGGCGGACATCGCCGCGGTGGGCATCACGATGATCCCCGAGATGGAGAAGCAGGGTTACAAGCGGGAGTTCAGCACCGCGACGATCACCGCGGCATCGCTGATGGGCGCGGTGCTCCCACCCAGCATCCCCTTCATCATCTACGGCGTCCAGAGCGGAACGTCGATCAGTGATCTGTTCCTGGCCGGGATCATCCCCGGGGTGCTGATCGGGGTCTCGGTGATGATCGCGAATGCTGTCGTCCTCAAGCGAGCGGGGTTCGTGGAGCCAGGGCGCACCGTCGCAGAGATCCTCGGTGAGGAGAAACTGCTGCCCGCGCTGCGGGACGCCCTGGTCGCATTGATGATGCCGGTCGTGATCATCGGAGGCATCCTGATCGGGGTGTTCACCCCCACGGAGGCCGCTGCGGTCGCCGTCCTGTACGCCCTGGTCGTGGGCCTGTTCGTGATCCGCACGCTGTCGGTGAAGTCCCTCACACAGGTGCTCGTACGATCGGTGACGATGACTGCTTCGATCATGCTGATCGTGATCTGCTCGTTCGTGCTGAACTGGGCGCTCTCGTACTCGCAGCTGCCGCAGCTGATCGCTCGTGCGCTGCTCGAGGTCACGGACAGCAGAGTGATGTTCCTGCTCATCGTGCTGGCACTGCTGCTGGTGGTCGGCATGCCTCTCGATCCGGTTCCGGCATTGATCATCGTCACGCCGATCCTGTTCCCCGCGGCGCTCAGCTTCGGCGTCGATCCTGTACATTTCGGCGTCGTGTGCGTGCTCTCGCTGACCCTTGGGCTTGCGACACCACCCGTGGGGGCCAGCCTGTTCGTGGGCATGTCGATCGCCAAGCTGTCGTTGCATCGGCTTTCCGTCGCGATCATCCCGTTCCTCGTGGCATTGGGCGTTCTGACCGTCTTCATCACTTTCGTGCCGCAGGTGTACTCGTGGCTGTTGTGA
- a CDS encoding thiamine pyrophosphate-dependent dehydrogenase E1 component subunit alpha, with product MTRTSPWWTDGDETIALVSEDGERIPHPELDTMITDLTIDDLRGLYRDMAVVRRIDTEATALQRQGELGLWAPLLGQEAAQVGSARALRTDDFVFSSYREHAVAHLRGAKPVELLRMCRGTAHSGWDPLEIRMAPMQIIIGAQTLHAVGYGMGIRNQESDDVAVTYFGDGATSQGSVSEAMVFAASFNLPVLFFCQNNQYAISEPVGLQSRAPLAQRALGFGIPAIRIDGNDVLAALAATRFALAHIREHGAPVFIEAITYRMGPHTTSDDPSRYRPEQELEDWRTRDPLLRLERLLAAADESTGLRDLADSESDEIARVLREECLALSDPDPEEIFAHVYSTEHRVIDRQRSFLSAYLGMFEEEGS from the coding sequence ATGACGCGGACATCACCGTGGTGGACAGATGGTGACGAGACGATAGCACTCGTGAGCGAAGACGGCGAGCGCATCCCGCATCCCGAGCTCGACACGATGATCACCGACCTCACCATCGACGATCTGCGCGGCCTCTACAGGGACATGGCCGTCGTACGACGCATCGACACCGAGGCGACGGCACTGCAGCGCCAGGGGGAACTCGGACTGTGGGCGCCGCTGCTGGGACAGGAAGCGGCTCAGGTCGGCTCTGCCCGGGCGTTGCGGACTGACGACTTCGTCTTCTCCAGCTACCGAGAGCACGCCGTCGCCCATCTTCGCGGCGCGAAGCCGGTCGAGCTGCTCAGAATGTGCCGCGGCACCGCTCATTCCGGTTGGGACCCCCTCGAGATCCGCATGGCTCCGATGCAGATCATCATCGGAGCGCAGACCCTGCACGCCGTCGGTTACGGCATGGGAATCCGCAACCAGGAGTCGGATGACGTCGCTGTGACGTACTTCGGCGACGGCGCGACGAGTCAGGGCAGTGTGAGCGAGGCGATGGTGTTCGCCGCCAGCTTCAATCTCCCCGTGCTGTTCTTCTGCCAGAACAACCAGTACGCGATCTCCGAGCCCGTCGGCCTGCAGTCACGAGCACCGCTGGCGCAGAGAGCACTGGGCTTCGGAATCCCCGCCATCCGTATCGACGGCAACGACGTGCTCGCGGCACTCGCCGCCACACGCTTCGCGCTGGCGCACATCCGTGAGCATGGCGCCCCGGTGTTCATCGAGGCCATCACCTATCGGATGGGCCCGCACACCACCTCGGACGACCCTTCCAGGTACCGGCCGGAGCAGGAGCTGGAGGACTGGCGCACACGAGACCCTCTGCTGCGGCTCGAGAGGCTGCTGGCCGCCGCAGACGAGTCCACCGGGCTGCGGGATCTCGCCGACTCGGAGTCGGACGAGATCGCACGGGTGCTGAGAGAAGAGTGTCTCGCGCTGTCAGACCCCGACCCCGAGGAGATCTTCGCGCATGTGTACTCCACCGAGCACCGCGTGATCGACCGTCAGAGATCTTTCCTCTCCGCCTACCTCGGAATGTTCGAGGAGGAGGGATCATGA
- a CDS encoding TRAP transporter substrate-binding protein, translated as MATKKRWLIVAAAAAVLVTMTGCTRGAAPAPAADDGELAERTIIFAHIAPENHPYHAAAEKFKELVEEQSEGAITVELYPGAQLGGERDINESILEGSVHVGIGAGALSSLSPIVNLFELPFLINGQEHLADIIGSDALDPVEDKLGETGFQVLDWLSTGDSAIQTVDRAVTTPEDLQGLKLRVIENPALIDAMQALGASPTPLPLTEVFTSIQTGVVDGTTMDWTSIVSLSLHELFTHSTSPDIPFLAEPRPVIVSADFWEGLNDSERDVISSAMEEAAAAERAEFVAAQEKAVTATRDSGVTFADIDEAAFMAALEPVWQKWADELDAQDVLNRINELR; from the coding sequence ATGGCGACCAAGAAGAGATGGCTGATCGTGGCGGCTGCCGCCGCCGTTCTCGTCACGATGACGGGATGCACGCGAGGAGCGGCGCCTGCGCCGGCCGCAGACGACGGAGAACTCGCCGAACGGACGATCATCTTCGCGCACATCGCGCCGGAGAACCACCCGTATCACGCAGCTGCGGAGAAGTTCAAGGAACTCGTCGAGGAGCAGAGCGAGGGCGCGATCACCGTCGAGCTCTATCCGGGGGCGCAGCTGGGGGGTGAGCGCGATATCAACGAGTCGATCCTCGAGGGCTCCGTCCACGTCGGCATCGGCGCCGGGGCGCTGTCATCGCTGTCTCCGATCGTGAATCTCTTCGAACTCCCGTTCCTAATCAATGGACAGGAGCATCTTGCCGACATCATCGGCAGTGACGCGCTGGACCCCGTGGAGGACAAGCTGGGGGAGACCGGCTTCCAGGTGCTCGACTGGCTGAGTACCGGTGACAGCGCTATTCAGACGGTCGACAGAGCGGTGACCACTCCCGAAGATCTGCAGGGGCTGAAGCTGCGAGTGATCGAGAACCCGGCGCTGATCGACGCGATGCAGGCATTGGGTGCGAGCCCGACTCCGCTCCCGCTCACGGAGGTCTTCACGTCGATCCAGACGGGTGTCGTCGACGGGACGACCATGGATTGGACATCCATCGTGTCGTTGAGCCTGCACGAGCTGTTCACCCACTCGACGTCACCGGACATCCCGTTCCTCGCGGAGCCCCGCCCGGTCATCGTGTCCGCGGACTTCTGGGAAGGTCTCAATGACTCTGAACGCGACGTGATCTCGTCGGCGATGGAGGAGGCCGCGGCGGCGGAGCGGGCGGAGTTCGTGGCCGCGCAGGAGAAGGCCGTCACCGCCACTCGCGACTCCGGCGTGACGTTCGCGGACATCGACGAGGCGGCGTTCATGGCCGCGCTGGAGCCGGTCTGGCAGAAGTGGGCCGACGAGCTCGACGCCCAGGACGTCCTCAACAGGATCAACGAACTCCGGTAA